One window of the Opisthocomus hoazin isolate bOpiHoa1 chromosome 12, bOpiHoa1.hap1, whole genome shotgun sequence genome contains the following:
- the KIAA0513 gene encoding uncharacterized protein KIAA0513 homolog isoform X1: MEAPLDVPVGNLIDFEAETPASIPSEPSPPAARSGNGHLGDTGDVTGEESDATESADSENDMGDSPGHWGGYHRSSSNESFSSSQSTESARDEAMAARREFMRHYVEKIFTGGEDLDQEEKARFGELCSCENGKGREWFARYVSAQRCNSKCVSEQTFYRLMQSFALVLFECHQMDDFSPAKNLMTMCFTYYYVGKTHALPLEAKEKPMGSIDSYLKSANSWLAEKKDIAERLLKNTSAKTENVKGFFGGLETKLKGPTTKRSDEGEDKPKEKLKKTVSVQSPEEEKKGEKIYLYMHLKQQPIWHNLRFWNAAFFDAVHCERRKRSPTTRGNAGEEEEKREKWCHMTQEERDDSLRFNENITFGQLGTFIHNMLAFGLSKKLCSDFLKKQATIGNLDEEQYKLLSDHIEQMATE; the protein is encoded by the exons ATGGAGGCCCCTCTGGACGTGCCTGTAGGGAACCTCATTGATTTCGAAGCCGAAACGCCGGCGAGCATCCCCTCGGAACCCTCTCCTCCCGCTGCCCGCAGCGGCAACGGGCacctgggggacacgggggatgTGACTGGGGAGGAGAGCGATGCCACCGAGTCGGCGGACAGTGAGAACGACATGGGTGACTCTCCCGGGCACTGGGGCGGCTACCACCGCTCGTCCTCCAACGAGTCCTTCTCCTCCAGCCAGAGCACCGAGTCGGCCCGGGACGAGGCGATGGCCGCGCGCCGGGAGTTCATGCGGCATTACGTGGAGAAGATCTTCACCGGGGG aGAGGATTTGGACCAAGAAGAGAAGGCCAGGTTTGGCGAGCTCTGCAGCTGTGAGAACGGGAAGGGCAGGGAGTGGTTCGCGAGATACGTGAGTGCCCAG CGCTGCAACTCCAAGTGCGTCTCGGAGCAGACCTTCTACCGCCTGATGCAGTCGTTTGCCCTCGTGCTCTTTGA GTGTCACCAGATGGATGATTTCAGCCCTGCCAAGAACCTCATGACCATGTGTTTCACCTACTACTACGTTG GCAAGACCCATGCGCTGCCCTTGGAAGCCAAGGAGAAGCCCATGGGCAGCATCGACTCGTACCTGAAGTCGGCGAACAGCTGGCTGGCGGAGAAGAAGGACATCGCAGAGCGGCTGCTGAAAAACACATCAGCCAAGACAGAGAACGTCAAGGGCTTCTTCGGGGGCCTGGAGACCAAACTGAAGGGTCCTACCACCAAAAGGAGCGA TGAAGGTGAGGACAAACCAaaggagaagctgaagaagaCAG TTTCTGTGCAGAGCccggaggaggagaagaaaggagagaagatcTACCTGTACATGCACCTCAAGCAGCAGCCAATCTG GCACAACCTGCGGTTTTGGAACGCCGCCTTCTTCGACGCCGTCCACTGCGAGCGCAGGAAGCGGTCCCCCACCACCAG AGGGAacgctggggaggaagaggagaagag GGAGAAGTGGTGCCACATGACGCAGGAGGAGCGCGACGACAGCCTCCGCTTCAACGAGAACATCACCTTCGGGCAGCTGGG CACCTTCATTCACAACATGCTGGCCTTCGGCCTGAGCAAGAAGCTCTGCAGCGACTTCCTGAAGAAGCAGGCGACCATCGGCAATTTGGATGAAG AGCAATACAAGCTGCTCAGCGACCACATCGAGCAGATGGCCACCGAATAG
- the KIAA0513 gene encoding uncharacterized protein KIAA0513 homolog isoform X2, with protein sequence MEAPLDVPVGNLIDFEAETPASIPSEPSPPAARSGNGHLGDTGDVTGEESDATESADSENDMGDSPGHWGGYHRSSSNESFSSSQSTESARDEAMAARREFMRHYVEKIFTGGEDLDQEEKARFGELCSCENGKGREWFARYVSAQRCNSKCVSEQTFYRLMQSFALVLFECHQMDDFSPAKNLMTMCFTYYYVGKTHALPLEAKEKPMGSIDSYLKSANSWLAEKKDIAERLLKNTSAKTENVKGFFGGLETKLKGPTTKRSDEGEDKPKEKLKKTVSVQSPEEEKKGEKIYLYMHLKQQPIWHNLRFWNAAFFDAVHCERRKRSPTTREKWCHMTQEERDDSLRFNENITFGQLGTFIHNMLAFGLSKKLCSDFLKKQATIGNLDEEQYKLLSDHIEQMATE encoded by the exons ATGGAGGCCCCTCTGGACGTGCCTGTAGGGAACCTCATTGATTTCGAAGCCGAAACGCCGGCGAGCATCCCCTCGGAACCCTCTCCTCCCGCTGCCCGCAGCGGCAACGGGCacctgggggacacgggggatgTGACTGGGGAGGAGAGCGATGCCACCGAGTCGGCGGACAGTGAGAACGACATGGGTGACTCTCCCGGGCACTGGGGCGGCTACCACCGCTCGTCCTCCAACGAGTCCTTCTCCTCCAGCCAGAGCACCGAGTCGGCCCGGGACGAGGCGATGGCCGCGCGCCGGGAGTTCATGCGGCATTACGTGGAGAAGATCTTCACCGGGGG aGAGGATTTGGACCAAGAAGAGAAGGCCAGGTTTGGCGAGCTCTGCAGCTGTGAGAACGGGAAGGGCAGGGAGTGGTTCGCGAGATACGTGAGTGCCCAG CGCTGCAACTCCAAGTGCGTCTCGGAGCAGACCTTCTACCGCCTGATGCAGTCGTTTGCCCTCGTGCTCTTTGA GTGTCACCAGATGGATGATTTCAGCCCTGCCAAGAACCTCATGACCATGTGTTTCACCTACTACTACGTTG GCAAGACCCATGCGCTGCCCTTGGAAGCCAAGGAGAAGCCCATGGGCAGCATCGACTCGTACCTGAAGTCGGCGAACAGCTGGCTGGCGGAGAAGAAGGACATCGCAGAGCGGCTGCTGAAAAACACATCAGCCAAGACAGAGAACGTCAAGGGCTTCTTCGGGGGCCTGGAGACCAAACTGAAGGGTCCTACCACCAAAAGGAGCGA TGAAGGTGAGGACAAACCAaaggagaagctgaagaagaCAG TTTCTGTGCAGAGCccggaggaggagaagaaaggagagaagatcTACCTGTACATGCACCTCAAGCAGCAGCCAATCTG GCACAACCTGCGGTTTTGGAACGCCGCCTTCTTCGACGCCGTCCACTGCGAGCGCAGGAAGCGGTCCCCCACCACCAG GGAGAAGTGGTGCCACATGACGCAGGAGGAGCGCGACGACAGCCTCCGCTTCAACGAGAACATCACCTTCGGGCAGCTGGG CACCTTCATTCACAACATGCTGGCCTTCGGCCTGAGCAAGAAGCTCTGCAGCGACTTCCTGAAGAAGCAGGCGACCATCGGCAATTTGGATGAAG AGCAATACAAGCTGCTCAGCGACCACATCGAGCAGATGGCCACCGAATAG